From Macaca mulatta isolate MMU2019108-1 chromosome 3, T2T-MMU8v2.0, whole genome shotgun sequence, the proteins below share one genomic window:
- the LOC709526 gene encoding uncharacterized protein LOC709526, with protein MVFGVRLHSQTAPGAFAGRRGPRGTVPEQTQAASVSSSPAAFPQRGDPHPRQPHRTVPLRSEEPMEDCVASGPARSQGDLEESGNLASSEDAAPGEERPPEQEGCRLQQVSSARASPPQQGPDPCLAPGARTVPSAKGLRSRKWPPQCPSRQHGVDSGSVSIPLCGAGCEGDCPIPLSSRSGTFLSADFAEDAAPWSGAENRSRPPRSCWVVEKEGGQVLSATVKLKIIIMKKEWVSYLLILTINRVFMGPFDRGGSHLEKFPSLRARPFRSLSSPVSPASLTARPLPLSSSEHASPWGQGFELRGVEQPVRGHRAHGRKDPHSDRDS; from the exons ATGGTGTTCGGTGTCCGGCTTCACTCCCAAACCGCACCTGGAGCGTTTGCCGGGCGGAGGGGCCCCAGGGGGACGGTTCCCGAACAAACCCAGGCGGCTTCGGTCAGCAGCAGCCCCGCTGCTTTTCCACAGCGCGGGGACCCCCATCCCCGCCAGCCCCATCGCACTGTCCCTCTCAGGTCAGAGGAGCCCATGGAGGACTGCGTGGCATCAGGACCTGCCAGGAGCCAGGGCGACCTAGAAGAATCCGGGAACCTGGCGTCCAGCGAGGACGCAGCCCCCGGAGAGGAGAGGCCACCCGAGCAGGA GGGCTGCCGCCTCCAGCAGGTGAGCTCAGCCCGGGCGTCCCCTCCGCAACAAGGCCCGGATCCCTGCCTGGCTCCTGGAGCCCGGACTGTGCCTTCCGCAAAAGGGCTGCGCTC CAGAAAGTGGCCCCCACAGTGCCCTTCCCGGCAGCATGGAGTCGACAGCGGCAGCGTTTCTATCCCGCTCTGCGGGGCTGGGTGTGAAGGGGACTGTCCCATCCCGCTGTCCTCCAGGAGCGGCACCTTTCTCTCCGCAGACTTTGCTGAAGACGCGGCCCCCTGGTCAGGGGCAGAAAACAGATCCAGGCCGCCCCGCTCCTGCTGGGTGGTGGAGAAGGAGGGCGGGCAGGTGCTAAGTGCTACTGTGAAACTAAAAATCATCATAATGAAGAAAGAATGGGTTTCGTATCTCTTAATTCTTACCATCAATAGGGTATTCATGGGCCCATTTGACAGAGGAGGAAGCCATCTGGAGAAGTTCCCTTCCTTGAGAGCCAGGCCGTTCCGTTCCCTGTCCAGCCCCGTGTCACCTGCTTCCCTTACAGCTCGCCCTCTCCCCCTCTCATCTTCAGAACACGCTTCCCCATGGGGGCAGGGATTTGAGCTCAGAGGTGTTGAGCAGCCGGTGCGAGGACACAGAGCTCACGGGAGGAAGGACCCCCATAGTGACAGGGACAGCTGA